One segment of Sphaerodactylus townsendi isolate TG3544 linkage group LG17, MPM_Stown_v2.3, whole genome shotgun sequence DNA contains the following:
- the GTF2A2 gene encoding transcription initiation factor IIA subunit 2 → MAYQLYRNTTLGNSLQESLDELIQSQQITPQLALQVLLQFDKAINSALAQRVRNRVNFRGSLNTYRFCDNVWTFVLNDVEFREVTELVKVDKVKIVACDGKNTGSNAAE, encoded by the exons ATGGCCTACCAGCTGTACAGAAACACCACGCTGGGGAACAGTCTTCAGGAAAGCCTGGACGAGCTCATACAG TCTCAGCAGATCACCCCCCAGCTTGCCCTTCAAGTGCTTCTTCAGTTTGACAAGGCGATCAATTCTGCGTTGGCACAGCGGGTCAGAAACAGAGTCAATTTCAGG GGCTCCCTGAACACGTACAGATTCTGCGACAACGTCTGGACGTTCGTGCTGAACGACGTTGAGTTCAGAGAAGTCACTgaacttgtgaaagtggataaaGTGAAGATTGTAGCCTGTGATGGGAAAA ATACTGGTTCCAACGCGGCCGAGTGA